The following proteins come from a genomic window of Montipora foliosa isolate CH-2021 chromosome 2, ASM3666993v2, whole genome shotgun sequence:
- the LOC137991003 gene encoding uncharacterized protein: protein MEKSSTEKLKSNWLMSKRIKWTIIAVVVAVLMALAFSVVSIRLMPHRDTSADISSTVSRDSDAKEVDVVSLVGFHVGRMIARGNTTEGPQKAVIDYQLQCKKHVELNESLVRCDFTQIGCTMVMQDNVTEEDCIMEDVMFRFEVDEDGEIFTNETDVLDPARLALALYTKHLRARDCNGEAKRHPVNKTNSTHASISFSGLTLEVTELPANTFSKQYQQPKRSKRNIQSDAFFEKDSRKTHGVRRRRDTTSDSVLSGDLEQILRNSWKGGPYIKVPQLFSDSKSPWLGFRYDARVSNFEALLSTLPDFHVTAIVLPVSSVFQDGYKIKLEADFSLNQQCSDVVQSRVYVYFDARACIWFWCFLNVHKADYVSLHLTPVVEITVTLKPQGADLHYSFALTHLDMGTNANIGSLDSVSSSIGMIGALFGPGGFLVGFLFDRLLENVIRGIYPHLAQLVPGIVNSLARSIIRDLLPSPGVLSGAEAGVVAAHMIAGLYGTSSIKLLTLELSNIRELLANAPPSFQPNKIPCSGQGLIQTIHDGCMNDYGTTTGRDSLEIYCFDGAKRFCLSGELCPWRNQPTAACSALYELATCSVGGLGGRNMADAWGVDYHCNRRCRGWWLWRRCWNDCYCSGSSYRNIDCVDGSVLVQA, encoded by the coding sequence atggaaaaaagcTCCACTGAAAAACTAAAGAGCAATTGGTTGATGTCCAAGCGCATAAAGTGGACCATAATAGCTGTCGTTGTCGCTGTACTCATGGCCTTGGCGTTCAGTGTGGTGTCTATAAGGTTGATGCCCCACCGCGATACCTCTGCAGATATCTCGTCGACTGTATCTCGAGACAGTGACGCCAAAGAGGTCGATGTGGTTTCCCTTGTCGGTTTCCACGTGGGTCGCATGATTGCCAGGGGAAACACAACAGAAGGGCCACAGAAAGCAGTCATCGATTATCAGCTGCAGTGCAAGAAGCACGTCGAACTCAACGAATCACTGGTTCGCTGCGACTTCACTCAGATTGGCTGTACCATGGTGATGCAAGACAACGTCACAGAAGAAGATTGCATAATGGAGGACGTCATGTTCCGCTTTGAGGTGGATGAAGACGGCGAAATCTTTACCAACGAGACTGATGTCCTTGACCCAGCTCGCTTGGCATTGGCACTGTACACGAAACATCTCCGAGCTCGTGACTGCAATGGAGAAGCGAAACGGCATCCAGTGAACAAGACTAACTCCACACATGCAAGTATCAGCTTCAGTGGTTTGACCCTGGAGGTAACCGAGCTGCCAGCAAACACTTTTAGCAAACAATACCAGCAGCCTAAAAGGTCCAAGAGGAACATCCAATCCGATGCGTTCTTTGAAAAGGACTCGAGAAAGACCCACGGGGTTAGGCGCAGGCGAGACACAACTTCAGACTCCGTTCTTAGTGGTGACCTTGAGCAGATCCTAAGGAATTCTTGGAAGGGAGGCCCCTACATCAAGGTGCCCCAGCTCTTCTCTGATAGCAAGTCTCCCTGGCTGGGCTTCCGGTATGACGCCCGCGTGTCAAACTTTGAAGCCTTGTTGAGCACACTTCCCGACTTCCATGTAACCGCTATCGTGCTGCCCGTCAGCTCGGTGTTCCAAGATGGATACAAAATCAAGCTTGAAGCCGATTTCTCTCTTAATCAACAGTGCAGTGACGTGGTGCAATCTCGAGTGTATGTTTATTTTGACGCAAGAGCTTGTATTTGGTTCTGGTGCTTCCTCAACGTGCACAAGGCAGACTATGTTTCTCTTCATCTCACCCCCGTGGTCGAGATAACCGTCACTTTAAAACCGCAAGGCGCTGATCTCCACTACAGCTTCGCCCTGACGCATCTCGATATGGGGACAAATGCCAACATTGGCAGCCTTGACAGCGTTTCATCGAGTATCGGAATGATTGGCGCGTTGTTTGGCCCTGGAGGATTCCTGGTAGGATTTCTTTTCGATCGCCTTTTAGAAAACGTCATCAGGGGAATTTACCCCCACTTGGCACAGCTGGTCCCAGGTATCGTCAACAGCCTCGCACGTTCTATCATCCGAGACCTGCTGCCATCGCCTGGAGTTCTTAGTGGGGCAGAGGCAGGTGTGGTAGCCGCACACATGATAGCAGGCCTCTATGGTACCTCGTCGATCAAGCTGCTGACGTTAGAACTGTCCAACATCAGGGAACTGCTCGCTAACGCACCTCCTTCATTCCAGCCAAATAAGATTCCTTGCTCAGGTCAGGGACTGATCCAGACGATTCATGACGGTTGCATGAATGATTACGGCACTACTACGGGTAGGGACAGCCTGGAGATCTACTGCTTTGACGGTGCAAAGCGCTTCTGCCTATCCGGTGAATTGTGCCCATGGCGCAACCAGCCAACAGCTGCCTGTTCTGCCTTGTATGAGTTGGCCACGTGTTCTGTGGGCGGCCTAGGCGGGAGAAATATGGCCGATGCATGGGGTGTGGATTACCACTGTAACCGACGCTGTCGCGGTTGGTGGTTGTGGCGACGCTGCTGGAACGATTGCTACTGTTCTGGTTCTTCTTACAGGAACATTGACTGCGTCGACGGATCAGTACTAGTGCAAGCTTGA